In the Kiritimatiellia bacterium genome, GCATATTCGCCGCCTTGTCCGCCGCGTACTGGGCCCGCCGCCGCTCCAGCCACGCCCTCATCTCGTCCCGGTATTTCGCGGGAAACGGAACATATCGGTCCTTGTCACCCTTCCCTCCCCGCACAATCAGCCGGTTCTGGTCAAAATCCACGTCCTGCACCCGCAGGCGCAGCAGCTCGTTGATGCGCATGCCCGTTCCATACAGCAAAACGGCCATGAACCGTTCCCGACCCGCCAACCGCTCGATGACGGCCTTCACCTCCGCCCGGCTGGCCACCACCGGCAGCCGCAGTCCGCGCCGCGCCCGCTGAAAATCGGAAAAATCCCCGATCTCTTTTTTCAGCACGTGCTTGAACAGGAAAATCACCGCGTTCAGCGCCTGGTTTTGCGTGGAGGACGCCACCTGGCGCTCCTCCGCCAAGTGCTTCAAAAACGCACGAACGTGTTCCGCCTCCATCGTGGAAGGCTTCTGCCACCCGTGAAATTTCACGAACTTCAGTATCCAGCCAAGATACGCCTGCTCCGTCCGGTACGAGTAGTGCCCCACGCGCAGACACTCCCGCACTTTGTCCGCCAACGCGCCCCAGCGCACCCGGTTCTCCGCGGGGACCGGCGGGGTTGTCGCCCGACATTTCCGGAGCCCGGCGGGATGCTCACCCGGGAGTTTTCTGTCATTGACCGAATCCTCCGGGGCGCGATACGATGCAACGGACATTGGAGGTTTCGGCGGAGGTGCCGGCGCGAATGAGGGCGTTTTCACGGGGGAGTTTTGGCTTTGCCTGGTCGGGGGCGAAGGCGGGGCTTGTGCCGGCTGGCCGGGTGGCTCCAAGGACGGCGTCGCTCCCGCGTCCGGCCGCGGCGCCAGCGCTATGCCCCGAAACTGCTCGTAGTAAACCTCAAGGGCTGTCCGTGCCTGGCCCAATTGCCGATTGGTTACACTGCCCCGGCGGCTCAATTCCAGCAGGAACAGTTCGATCTCCTGCCGCCCCAGGTCGCGCCGCCGCCGCCCGGGGAAGCGCGCAAAGAAACTTCGAACCCAGGCCATGCAATACGGGATGGTCTTCTCCACCGCCCCCATCTCCCTCAACACCCTCACGTACCCCTCCGGCCATCGGGGCTCCGTGTTCAGTGGCGCCACCGCCCGTTTCCCGTCTTGACGCATATCAAACTCCTCCCCCTTTATGCTCTGCGTCAAGTAGTAGTCATAA is a window encoding:
- a CDS encoding integron integrase produces the protein MSVASYRAPEDSVNDRKLPGEHPAGLRKCRATTPPVPAENRVRWGALADKVRECLRVGHYSYRTEQAYLGWILKFVKFHGWQKPSTMEAEHVRAFLKHLAEERQVASSTQNQALNAVIFLFKHVLKKEIGDFSDFQRARRGLRLPVVASRAEVKAVIERLAGRERFMAVLLYGTGMRINELLRLRVQDVDFDQNRLIVRGGKGDKDRYVPFPAKYRDEMRAWLERRRAQYAADKAANMHEVEVPGALAMKYPNAPFEWRWQYVFAADDFSTDPRSGHVRRHHVDEQHLQRAVRAAVREAGLTIRFTPHCFRHSFATHLLEAGQDIRTVQQLLGHSQVETTMIYTHVLNKGPLGVVSPADTL